A single genomic interval of Flavihumibacter rivuli harbors:
- a CDS encoding DinB family protein: MKQILQEYAAYHYWANKQITDAILKMDPSLWQKEVDSSFPSLHHTILHLWDAGSIWWQRLKLQEVVTPPSAHFSGTTLDLVNNMLHQDKLWLNWVEGATEAALEHVFSYRNSKKEEFKEPRYQMLLHLFNHGTYHRGQLVTMMRTLGVKQVPGTDFILWARKR; this comes from the coding sequence ATGAAGCAAATCCTACAGGAATATGCCGCCTATCATTATTGGGCCAACAAACAGATCACTGATGCCATCCTGAAAATGGACCCATCGCTTTGGCAAAAGGAAGTGGACAGCAGTTTTCCTTCCCTTCATCATACGATCCTACATCTGTGGGATGCGGGAAGCATTTGGTGGCAGCGCCTCAAATTGCAGGAAGTGGTCACGCCTCCCAGTGCCCATTTTTCCGGTACAACATTGGACCTGGTCAATAATATGCTCCACCAGGATAAACTCTGGCTGAATTGGGTGGAAGGTGCTACAGAAGCGGCCCTCGAGCATGTCTTTTCCTACCGTAACTCCAAGAAGGAGGAGTTCAAGGAGCCCAGGTACCAGATGTTGTTGCATTTGTTCAACCATGGTACTTATCACCGTGGCCAGCTGGTGACCATGATGCGGACACTGGGTGTGAAACAGGTGCCCGGGACCGATTTTATCCTGTGGGCAAGGAAACGTTGA
- a CDS encoding GNAT family N-acetyltransferase, giving the protein MNITIRRAVKEDCPRLLELVHELAVYEKAPEEVTVTLEHFTASGFGPNPVWWAFVAEVDGIVQGFALYYIRYSTWKGQRMYLEDLIVTESMRGNGLGKLLFDRLIEEGKEKKFHGMVWQVLDWNEPAINFYKKYNASFDAGWMNCSITF; this is encoded by the coding sequence ATGAATATCACTATCAGGAGGGCTGTAAAAGAAGATTGCCCCCGGCTTTTGGAACTGGTACATGAATTGGCTGTTTACGAGAAGGCTCCGGAAGAAGTTACGGTAACCCTTGAACATTTCACAGCAAGTGGCTTTGGCCCAAATCCGGTATGGTGGGCATTTGTGGCCGAAGTAGATGGCATCGTTCAGGGCTTTGCCCTTTATTACATCCGCTATAGCACCTGGAAAGGGCAAAGGATGTACCTGGAAGACCTGATCGTTACCGAATCCATGCGCGGTAATGGCCTGGGCAAATTGTTATTTGACCGGCTGATTGAAGAGGGCAAGGAAAAGAAGTTCCACGGTATGGTTTGGCAGGTATTGGACTGGAATGAACCCGCCATCAATTTCTACAAAAAATACAACGCCAGCTTCGATGCAGGCTGGATGAACTGCAGCATCACCTTCTAA
- a CDS encoding trans-sulfuration enzyme family protein, producing MTDKKIQLQGFGSEAVHGGNIPDPNFAHLTPIYASSTFYFDTAEQGMERFAGADKTKIYSRWGNPGFTVAEQKIAALEAHGLKDKSGNPLQLKALLHASGQAAMTTMFMSNLKAGDAILTHYSLYGGTQELLTKVLANSGISTIIADLRDPQVAEDAIRSNPAIRLVHVETPANPTLQCVDLEMISTIAKKHGLIMTVDNTFATPYLQQPFKFDVDFVFHSTTKFLNGHGTAIGGVLLGRDLEFMNTRAWKWYALLGGNANPFDAFMLTQGIRTLEIRMDRHCSNAMLVAQFLEQHPAIGKVNYTGLESHPDHKTAMKQMRHPGGMLSYELKGGLEAGIQFINRLQVCVRAISLGTVDTLVSHPASMSHAGIPREEREKYGINDGLIRMSVGIENIEDILGDLAQALEGL from the coding sequence ATGACTGATAAAAAAATCCAGTTACAGGGTTTTGGCTCAGAAGCTGTCCATGGCGGCAATATCCCTGATCCCAATTTTGCGCATCTCACCCCAATCTATGCTTCTTCCACTTTCTACTTCGACACAGCAGAACAAGGCATGGAACGATTTGCTGGGGCAGACAAGACAAAGATCTACAGTCGCTGGGGCAACCCCGGTTTCACGGTAGCCGAACAAAAGATCGCCGCGCTGGAGGCACATGGCCTGAAGGACAAATCCGGTAACCCCTTGCAGTTAAAGGCTCTGTTGCATGCCAGTGGCCAGGCTGCCATGACCACCATGTTCATGAGCAACCTGAAAGCAGGTGATGCCATCCTGACCCACTATTCCCTTTATGGGGGAACACAGGAATTGCTCACCAAAGTGTTGGCCAACTCGGGCATTTCTACCATCATTGCCGACCTCAGGGATCCGCAGGTAGCGGAAGATGCCATTCGCTCCAATCCTGCCATCAGGTTGGTACACGTGGAGACCCCCGCCAACCCTACCCTGCAATGCGTGGACCTGGAAATGATCAGCACCATCGCCAAAAAACACGGTTTGATCATGACCGTAGACAATACATTTGCCACTCCATATCTTCAACAGCCTTTTAAATTCGATGTTGATTTTGTATTCCACTCCACTACCAAATTCCTGAATGGTCATGGTACAGCCATCGGCGGTGTGCTTTTGGGCCGCGACCTGGAGTTCATGAATACCAGGGCATGGAAATGGTATGCCTTACTGGGCGGTAATGCCAATCCCTTCGATGCATTTATGCTGACCCAGGGCATACGCACCCTGGAGATCAGGATGGACCGTCATTGCAGCAATGCCATGCTGGTGGCCCAATTCCTTGAGCAACACCCCGCCATTGGCAAAGTGAATTATACCGGACTGGAAAGCCATCCCGACCATAAGACCGCGATGAAACAGATGAGGCATCCCGGCGGGATGCTCAGCTATGAGTTGAAGGGCGGCCTTGAAGCGGGTATCCAATTCATCAACCGCTTGCAGGTTTGCGTGAGGGCTATTTCACTGGGAACCGTAGACACACTGGTATCCCACCCGGCATCCATGTCGCATGCGGGCATCCCCAGGGAAGAAAGGGAAAAATATGGCATCAACGATGGCCTTATCCGCATGAGCGTAGGTATTGAAAACATTGAAGACATCCTGGGCGACCTGGCCCAGGCACTGGAAGGACTATAA
- the folE gene encoding GTP cyclohydrolase I FolE → MAYNKVEQYEDRITSGLIENYRETLSLLGEDPEREGLLKTPERVAKAMQYLTQGYQMDAKAILESAKFHEEVSEMVIVKDIELFSMCEHHMLPFIGKAHIAYIPNGYITGLSKIARVVDVYSRRLQVQERLTQQILTAIKEALNPIGVAVVIEAKHMCMMMRGVQKQNSVTTTSAFWGEFEKAETRSEFTKLISSKLS, encoded by the coding sequence ATGGCTTACAACAAAGTAGAACAGTATGAAGACAGGATCACGTCCGGTTTAATCGAGAATTACCGGGAAACTTTGTCTTTATTGGGGGAAGACCCTGAAAGGGAAGGGCTGTTAAAGACGCCTGAGCGTGTGGCCAAGGCAATGCAATACCTGACCCAGGGCTACCAGATGGATGCCAAGGCCATCCTGGAGTCCGCAAAGTTCCATGAAGAGGTGAGTGAGATGGTGATCGTGAAGGATATAGAATTGTTCAGCATGTGCGAGCACCATATGCTGCCTTTCATTGGTAAAGCGCATATCGCCTATATTCCCAACGGGTACATTACCGGGCTAAGCAAGATCGCCCGTGTGGTGGACGTGTATAGCAGGAGGCTGCAGGTGCAGGAGCGCCTGACCCAGCAGATCCTTACGGCCATCAAGGAGGCCCTGAACCCGATCGGTGTTGCGGTTGTAATTGAAGCCAAGCATATGTGCATGATGATGAGGGGGGTACAGAAGCAGAATTCGGTGACCACGACTTCTGCCTTCTGGGGTGAGTTTGAGAAAGCCGAGACCCGCAGTGAATTTACCAAGTTGATCTCTTCTAAATTGAGCTGA
- a CDS encoding nucleoid-associated protein, whose product MTGIENVSLEKVIVHKVGNPTRGEELKLSPNPLTLNDEIVRGLLSKYFLGAFNENERYHFTHLSDLDMNEVYRYVQQVFNEPESFVQQSFHIAQLLYQKSTHARVKEGELYVALFDNVPFDGEYKKAVGIFKSETKETFLKVFPHGPGWEVIAEDGVNINKLDKGCLVFRTNEADGYVVCVVDNTNKQNDTQYWVSEFLQVVPYSDSYHHTNNVLGLCKLFIEKEYAEKFDVSKSDQIDLMNRSMEYFKTKEQFSLQEFAEEVIHHPEVVDTFMDYKRNFEANRNYEIDEAFDINLNAVKKQSKFFKAVLKLDGNFHVYVHGRRDLMEKGYDELVGKQYYKLYFDEEK is encoded by the coding sequence ATGACAGGAATTGAGAATGTATCACTGGAGAAGGTGATCGTACATAAAGTAGGTAATCCAACGAGGGGGGAGGAGCTGAAGCTTTCCCCTAACCCGCTTACCCTTAACGATGAGATCGTAAGGGGATTATTATCCAAGTATTTCCTGGGGGCCTTCAATGAGAATGAACGTTATCATTTCACCCACCTGAGCGACCTGGATATGAACGAAGTGTATCGTTATGTACAGCAGGTTTTCAATGAGCCGGAAAGCTTTGTACAGCAATCCTTCCATATAGCGCAGTTGCTTTACCAGAAATCGACCCATGCCCGGGTTAAGGAGGGGGAACTATATGTTGCCCTTTTTGATAATGTCCCATTTGACGGGGAGTACAAGAAAGCGGTGGGGATATTCAAGTCGGAAACCAAGGAGACCTTCCTGAAGGTCTTTCCCCATGGTCCGGGATGGGAGGTGATCGCAGAGGATGGGGTCAATATCAACAAGCTGGATAAGGGATGCCTGGTGTTCCGGACGAATGAGGCCGATGGGTATGTGGTTTGTGTGGTGGACAATACCAACAAGCAGAATGATACCCAATACTGGGTGTCGGAATTCCTGCAGGTAGTGCCTTACAGCGATAGCTATCACCACACCAATAATGTATTGGGCTTGTGCAAGTTGTTCATTGAGAAGGAATACGCAGAGAAGTTTGATGTTTCCAAGTCAGACCAGATAGACCTGATGAACCGGTCAATGGAATACTTCAAGACCAAGGAGCAGTTCAGCCTGCAGGAGTTCGCGGAAGAGGTGATCCATCACCCGGAGGTAGTGGATACATTTATGGACTACAAGCGAAACTTCGAGGCCAACCGGAATTATGAGATCGATGAGGCCTTTGATATCAACCTGAATGCGGTGAAGAAGCAATCCAAGTTCTTTAAGGCAGTGCTGAAGCTGGACGGTAATTTCCATGTGTATGTGCATGGGCGTCGCGACCTGATGGAGAAAGGCTATGATGAACTGGTTGGGAAACAGTATTACAAGCTCTACTTCGATGAAGAAAAATAA
- the fabD gene encoding ACP S-malonyltransferase, with product MKHAYVFPGQGSQFPGMGKEHYENSAFAKKLFEQANEILGFRISDIMFNGSEEDLKQTRVTQPAVFLHSVIAYRSIEQARPDMVAGHSLGEFSALVANGALSFEDGLQLVSLRAQAMQKACELQPSTMAAVLALDDAKVEEICAQVQAETGEVVVAANYNCPGQLVISGSVKGIEIACERMKAAGAKRALVLPVGGAFHSPLMSPAKEELKAAIESTKLQQPTCAVYQNVVARAVLDKDEIKQNLIEQLTGAVRWTQSVQSMVKDGATRFTEVGPGKVLQGLVAKIEKGLEINGVN from the coding sequence ATGAAGCATGCTTATGTGTTTCCCGGACAAGGATCCCAGTTTCCGGGCATGGGTAAGGAACATTACGAGAACAGCGCATTTGCCAAAAAATTGTTTGAGCAGGCCAATGAGATCCTCGGGTTCCGCATTTCTGATATCATGTTCAATGGCAGTGAAGAAGACCTGAAGCAGACCCGTGTTACGCAGCCTGCAGTGTTCCTTCATTCCGTTATAGCATACCGCAGTATAGAGCAGGCTCGCCCTGATATGGTTGCCGGGCATTCCCTTGGCGAGTTCTCCGCACTGGTTGCCAATGGGGCACTGAGTTTTGAGGACGGCCTTCAATTGGTATCACTCCGTGCACAGGCGATGCAGAAGGCTTGTGAGTTGCAGCCCTCCACCATGGCGGCAGTACTGGCACTTGATGATGCCAAAGTGGAAGAGATCTGTGCCCAGGTGCAGGCAGAGACCGGTGAAGTAGTGGTTGCAGCAAACTATAACTGTCCGGGCCAGCTGGTGATCAGTGGCAGTGTAAAAGGCATAGAGATCGCCTGTGAAAGAATGAAGGCGGCTGGTGCCAAGCGTGCACTGGTATTGCCTGTTGGCGGTGCCTTCCATTCCCCGTTGATGTCGCCTGCTAAAGAAGAATTAAAGGCGGCGATAGAATCAACCAAGCTCCAACAGCCTACCTGCGCGGTTTACCAGAATGTGGTAGCACGCGCCGTGCTGGATAAGGATGAGATCAAGCAGAACCTGATCGAACAACTTACCGGTGCAGTTCGCTGGACACAGAGTGTGCAATCCATGGTGAAGGATGGCGCAACCAGGTTTACTGAAGTCGGCCCTGGTAAAGTTTTGCAGGGGTTGGTTGCCAAGATCGAGAAAGGTTTGGAGATCAATGGCGTGAATTGA
- a CDS encoding 6-pyruvoyl trahydropterin synthase family protein — protein MGNRVAVYRKEHFNAAHRLHNPDWDDAQNFAVFGKCSLPNYHGHNYNMEVKVVGEPDPSTGYVIDMKVLSDIIHREVIDRFDHRNLNLDTAEFKHLNPTAENIVVVIYNLLRPHIDPTHELQVRLYETERNFVEFPA, from the coding sequence ATGGGAAATCGAGTTGCCGTATATCGTAAAGAACATTTCAATGCTGCCCATCGCCTGCATAATCCAGATTGGGATGATGCCCAGAATTTTGCGGTCTTTGGGAAATGCAGCCTGCCCAATTACCATGGGCATAACTATAATATGGAGGTCAAGGTAGTAGGGGAGCCAGATCCGTCCACCGGTTATGTGATCGACATGAAAGTGTTGTCGGACATCATCCACCGCGAGGTGATCGATCGTTTTGACCACCGGAACCTGAACCTTGATACTGCTGAATTCAAACATCTTAATCCTACCGCAGAAAACATTGTGGTGGTGATCTATAATCTGTTAAGGCCTCATATAGACCCGACCCATGAGCTTCAGGTTCGGCTATATGAAACAGAAAGGAATTTCGTGGAGTTCCCGGCCTGA